A genomic segment from Maniola jurtina chromosome 16, ilManJurt1.1, whole genome shotgun sequence encodes:
- the LOC123872972 gene encoding uncharacterized monothiol glutaredoxin ycf64-like, which yields MNSILRRNVLPICNHTFKLSSRLFADVPINDKIDKMVKNNKVVVFMKGVPDAPRCGFSNAVVQIMRMHAVPYESHDVLADENLRQGIKEYSNWPTIPQVFINGEFVGGCDIMLQMHQSGELVEELKKVGIKSALLTADEAKKESSK from the exons ATGAATTCAATATTAAGAAGAAACGTTTTGCCAATTTGTAACCACACATTCAAGTTATCTTCTCGTTTATTTGCGGATGTGCCGATCAAcgataaaattgataaaatggTAAAAAACAACAAAGTAGTCGTTTTTATGAAGGGTGTTCCCGACGCCCCAAGATGTGGTTTCAGCAACGCAGTTGTTCAAATAATGAGAATGCATGCCGTACCATATGAAAGTCATGATGTTTTGGCCGACGAGAATCTCCGACAAG GTATCAAAGAGTATTCAAACTGGCCAACAATCCCACAAGTTTTTATCAATGGAGAATTTGTTGGTGGCTGCGACATCATGCTGCAGATGCACCAGTCTGGAGAACTTGTCGAGGAGTTGAAGAAAGTTGGAATCAAAAGTGCATTGTTAACAGCAGACGAAGCCAAAAAAGAAAGCAGCAAGTAA
- the LOC123872963 gene encoding serine/threonine-protein phosphatase 4 regulatory subunit 2: MENAEEVFHFLEEFSKRKPKTIPQELNEYLAYVARTGDPVYQWSIVKSLFKEKLLNVITDFYETNPGIEIPPYPNVDPFNYDTMKNSLIEKLDSFHSAPFTVQRICELLTYPRKQYNRIDKFMRAIEKNILVVSTREPGHQRHPEPENGEPMEPIVNGSDNNSEYNVDVEMEDMSWKDSSDSRVNSEPQPSSSDAHISVDDLEARLHSKQESSMDTQTKVSPQYESVTPPELNLNDSPDDSIHQIKEIPLTAVASTSSEDATNNNSTPIVEEPTETKIDVEMKCDEPSVSVSEPMVIPEIKVDDAEMTELKLREQSKTDPLEEDIKNQNIETPLSTLSHVSTDESSSDSTSKEEVESKHISEVSSSEESSSSSDNTDGNSNSPKVDHVEVQEEPVPDKTPIETPEPTEVQTQEQAPPVIEETKTSPVKIQSDNYSISDVQSELPQVPIEEKTEEIPIQETDKKESEDQGTQEENSAPPVENAEA, from the coding sequence ATGGAAAACGCCGAAGAAGTATTTCATTTTCTAGAAGAGTTCTCAAAACGTAAGCCAAAAACTATTCCACAAGAACTGAACGAGTATTTAGCGTATGTTGCGCGTACCGGGGACCCCGTGTATCAGTGGTCCATTGTGAAGAGTTTGTTCAAAGAAAAGCTCCTCAACGTAATTACCGACTTCTACGAAACGAACCCAGGTATTGAAATTCCTCCGTATCCTAACGTAGACCCTTTTAATTACGATACAATGAAAAATAGCTTGATAGAAAAACTGGATTCTTTTCATTCAGCTCCGTTTACAGTTCAAAGAATTTGTGAACTGCTTACTTACCCGCGAAAGCAGTATAATCGCATTGATAAATTTATGAGGGCTATAGAAAAGAATATATTAGTTGTAAGTACTAGAGAACCCGGGCATCAGCGTCATCCTGAGCCAGAAAATGGCGAACCCATGGAACCAATCGTCAATGGTTCCGATAATAATTCAGAGTACAATGTTGATGTGGAAATGGAAGATATGTCTTGGAAAGATAGCTCTGACTCACGAGTGAACTCTGAACCACAACCAAGTTCATCTGATGCACACATTTCTGTAGATGATTTGGAAGCACGGCTTCATTCTAAACAGGAAAGCTCTATGGACACCCAAACCAAAGTTTCACCACAATATGAGTCAGTTACACCGCCAGAATTGAACCTCAATGACAGTCCCGATGATTCAATTCACCAAATTAAAGAAATACCACTCACAGCTGTAGCATCAACAAGTAGTGAAGATGctacaaataataatagcacACCAATAGTTGAAGAACCTACAGAGACCAAAATTGATGTAGAAATGAAGTGTGATGAACCAAGTGTAAGTGTAAGTGAACCGATGGTCATCCCAGAAATAAAGGTGGACGATGCTGAAATGACAGAGCTAAAGTTAAGAGAACAATCAAAGACAGACCCATTAGAAGAAGACATAAAGAATCAAAACATTGAAACACCACTTAGTACACTCAGCCATGTCTCGACTGATGAAAGTAGCTCCGATTCAACCAGTAAAGAAGAAGTTGAGTCTAAGCACATTTCAGAAGTGTCATCAAGTGAAGAAAGCTCTTCATCTAGTGACAATACAGATGGCAACAGTAACTCACCTAAGGTTGATCATGTAGAGGTTCAAGAAGAACCAGTCCCCGATAAAACACCAATAGAAACTCCCGAACCTACGGAGGTCCAAACGCAAGAACAAGCTCCTCCAGTTATTGAAGAAACTAAAACTTCCCCTGTTAAAATCCAGTCTGATAATTATTCAATTTCTGATGTTCAGTCTGAACTGCCACAAGTTCCTATTGAAGAGAAAACAGAAGAAATACCCATTCAAGAAACTGACAAGAAAGAAAGTGAGGATCAAGGTACACAAGAAGAAAATTCTGCACCACCTGTTGAAAATGCAGAAGCTTAG
- the LOC123872958 gene encoding probable 4-coumarate--CoA ligase 1, giving the protein MTTGLSTRQNITGVDQHLRAIVPRAHIPPENMSHLKIIRGNFARQILNNFSPHKKQKKLKTSLSVFVERNSCRGLATKPATTVLEQNVLSSPWGEITVGKETMFEHVFKDIDLWTDAPCVTCGATGRSYDYAMTKMMVERCANALAGPLKLKPGERIGLILPNIPEFVVLIHGAMKAGLVVTFANPLYTADEVGRQFTDCNVKAIATIEMFMPVAMEVSKKLEDYKGTIWVGGEDDKVKGIFGLRSLLMADHKADLPTLNCDDVCLIPYSSGTTGMPKGVMLTHKNLVSNLKQVQAPKMMKYEGEKGKGDVVLTVPPFFHIYGFNGILNYNLVLGYHIVSIPKFTPDDYINCLMEYEPTTLFVVPSLLAFMATHPMVKKEHLQSVETIMVGAAPTTDSMLEKFLLKCEKTKDQIKLLQGYGMTESSPVTLMTPYIYPYGKVGSVGQLVPSTQARVLSLTTGEALGPHQSGELLLRGPQVMKGYWNNEQATKETVDSEGWLHTGDVAYYDEDHYFYIVDRTKELIKVKGNQVSPTEIESVIMEMPEVADVAVVGMPHSLAGEVPKAFVVLKPNTKLTEKQVYDLVAQKLTKYKHLEGGVVFIKSIPRNVAGKIMRNELKVLGGK; this is encoded by the exons ATGACGACGGGCTTGTCGACGCGCCAAAACATTACAGGCGTTGATCAACATTTACGCGCCATCGTTCCGCGGGCACACATTCCGCCGGAAAATATGTCTCATTTGAAAATTATACGCGGAAATTTTGCGCGCcaaattttaaacaatttttccCCGCACAAAAAGCAGAAGAAATTAAAAACCTCGCTATCAGTTTTTGTGGAACGAAATTCTTGTCGTGGTTTAGCTACTAAACCAGCCACTACAGTATTGGAACAAAATGTTTTGAGTTCGCCATGGGGTGAAATAACTGTTGGAAAGGAAACGATGTTTGAGCATGTTTTCAAAGACATAGATTTGTGGACAGACGCCCCTTGTGTg ACATGCGGTGCAACGGGGCGGTCGTACGATTATGCGATGACCAAAATGATGGTGGAGCGTTGCGCCAACGCCCTGGCGGGGCCGTTGAAGCTGAAGCCTGGAGAGAGGATCGGACTCATACTTCCAAACATCCCTGAGTTCGTGGTACTTATACACGGGGCCATGAAAGCCGGGCTGGTGGTTACTTTCGCCAACCCGTTATACACTGCAG ACGAGGTGGGTCGCCAATTCACTGATTGCAATGTGAAGGCGATTGCCACCATCGAGATGTTCATGCCTGTCGCGATGGAAGTGAGCAAAAAGCTCGAGGATTATAAGGGAACTATTTGGGTCGGAGGAGAGGACGACAAGGTCAAAG GGATTTTTGGCCTGCGATCACTCCTAATGGCCGATCATAAAGCTGATCTGCCGACATTGAACTGTGACGACGTCTGCCTGATCCCCTACTCTAGCGGAACTACGGGCATGCCCAAAGGAGTCATGTTAACTCATAAAAATTTAGTATCAAATTTGAAGCAAGTGCAAGCGCCCAAGATGATGAAGTATGAAGGTGAAAAAG GTAAAGGAGACGTAGTTCTTACGGTTCCCCCATTTTTCCACATCTATGGTTTCAATGGGATTTTGAACTACAACCTCGTTTTGGGATACCACATTGTTTCCATACCAAA ATTCACGCCAGATGATTACATTAATTGTTTGATGGAGTACGAGCCAACCACACTGTTCGTGGTGCCATCATTACTGGCGTTCATGGCCACACACCCGATGGTCAAGAAGGAGCATTTGCAGTCAGTGGAAACTATCATGGTGGGCGCAGCTCCCACAACTGACAGTATGCTGGAGAAGTTTTTGCTAAAGTGCGAAAAAACTAAAGACCAGATTAAGCTGCTTCAAG GTTACGGTATGACGGAAAGCTCTCCCGTAACTCTAATGACACCATATATCTATCCGTATGGTAAAGTGGGGTCCGTTGGACAGCTGGTGCCGTCGACGCAGGCGCGGGTCCTGTCGTTAACAACAGGTGAAGCCCTGGGGCCACACCAATCTGGAGAGCTTTTACTCAGAGGACCGCAG GTCATGAAAGGCTACTGGAACAATGAGCAAGCTACCAAAGAAACAGTAGACAGCGAAGGTTGGTTACACACTGGAGACGTGGCTTACTATGACGAAGATCACTACTTCTATATCGTTGATCGCACTAAGGAGCTTATCAAGGTCAAGGGTAACCAG GTATCACCAACTGAGATCGAAAGCGTGATTATGGAAATGCCTGAAGTGGCAGATGTCGCTGTTGTGGGGATGCCTCACTCCCTTGCGGGGGAAGTCCCTAAGGCGTTTGTTGTTCTGAAACCGAACACTAAGCTTACAGAGAAACAAGTTTACGATCTCGTCGCTCAGAAACTGACAAAATACAAGCATCTCGAAGGCGGTGTGGTCTTCATAAAGTCGATACCGCGCAATGTGGCGGGAAAAATAATGCGTAACGAACTAAAAGTATTAGGTGGCAAATAG